A single region of the Erythrobacter sp. HL-111 genome encodes:
- the ybeY gene encoding rRNA maturation RNase YbeY, translating to MELDIDLEDWPSGRWEALAARAAEAAGEVAPELANARLAVSVLFTCDEEVHALNREWRDRDKPTNVLSFPMLERGELLALAPQGPPVMLGDIALAHGTCAREAAEKGVALEDHAAHLLVHGLLHLAGHDHVASDAEAEAMERLEIAALAKMGIPDPYGDRDTTGV from the coding sequence GTGGAACTCGACATCGACCTCGAAGACTGGCCCTCAGGGCGATGGGAGGCGCTTGCCGCGCGCGCGGCGGAGGCGGCGGGAGAGGTCGCGCCCGAGCTTGCCAATGCGCGCCTTGCGGTGAGCGTCCTGTTCACCTGCGACGAGGAGGTCCATGCGCTCAATCGGGAATGGCGCGACCGGGACAAGCCCACCAACGTGCTGTCCTTTCCCATGCTCGAACGCGGCGAGCTGCTCGCGCTCGCCCCCCAAGGCCCGCCGGTGATGCTCGGCGACATCGCGCTCGCGCACGGGACCTGCGCGCGCGAGGCGGCGGAGAAGGGCGTCGCCCTAGAGGATCACGCGGCGCATCTCCTCGTCCACGGCCTGCTCCACCTTGCCGGCCACGATCACGTCGCCAGCGATGCCGAGGCCGAGGCGATGGAGCGGTTGGAGATCGCGGCCCTTGCAAAAATGGGCATCCCGGACCCATATGGGGACCGCGACACGACAGGAGTCTAA